ACAGGAATGTATGAAATGACATTGGTTTTATTAGCAAAAAGTTTCTCTATGATACATTTAGGAACTTTTGATATATTCTCTATAAATGGTATAAAACTTGCTATTGGTGAGATAAATAGAATGTTTGCCTTTGCATTTACTTTTGCTTTACCTCTATTTTTTATAGGATTTATTTTGGATGTTTATTATGGTTATGGTACAAAGTCAATGCCAGCATTTTCTCCATTTATTATAACTTTTCAGTTGAAGTTTGCTTTAATATTTTTGTTTTTAATATTTGGATTAGAGATATTTTTTGATGCATTTACAAACTATTTTATTAGTAAATTTGAGTAGGAAGTTTTATGGCTGATGATGAAGAAAAAACAGAAGAACCCACATCCAAGAAGATAGAAGATGCCAGAGCTGAAGGAAATGTAGGTAAATCTGCTGAAGTAGCTGGTGCTGTTATTTTAACTTTGGGCTCTGTTTATTTAATATTTCTTTCAGGTTTTACATTTTTAGAGATAAAAAAAGTGATGTTGTATATCTATGGTTTTATAGGACAAGAAATAGACGAAAGCACATATTTTACAATTACTGTTACAGTTGCAACAACACTTGTAAAAGCTTTGTCTCCCATATATTTGTTAGTTTTTGTTTTAGCACTTGCTAGCAACTGGATGCAGTTTGGATTTATTGCAACTCCTTTAAAATTTGATTTACAAAAACTAGATCCAATAAAAGGTATGCAAAATGTTTTTAGCCTAAAAAAATTGATGGAGGCTCTTAAATTAACCCTTAAATTAGCTGTTATAGTTTGGGTTATGTTTTTACTTTTTGCATTAACATATCAAGATTTTTTGACAATGATGAATAAAGAGCTAAATGCAACTATAGAAGCTATGATAGACTTGATTATTATATTTGTTTTTACCATTTTGTTTATTATTATTATTTTTGCTATAATAGATTTCTATTTTTCTAAACATTATTATATGAAATCTTTAAGAATGAGTAAGCAAGAGATTAAAGATGAGTATAAAAATATGGAAGGAGACCCTCAAGTTAAGGGAAGAATTCGTAGAATTCAGATGCAAATGGCACAAAAAAGAATGATGAGTAGCGTTCCTGATGCAGATGTTGTTATTACAAATCCAACACACTATGCTGTTGCTTTAAAATATGATAGTTCAAAAAATCAAGCTCCTTTAGTTGTTGCAAAAGGTATAGACTTTTTAGCTTTAAGAATAAAAGAGATAGCAAAAGAGAATAGTGTAACTATAATAGAAAATCCAAGTCTAGCACGGGCTTTGTATGATCAAATTGAGTTAGAAAGAGAAGTTCCTTCAGAGTTTTATAAAGCAATTGCTGAGATTTTCTCTTATGTTTATGAATTAAAGAAAAAAAGGTAGAATTTGAGATTTTTAACTATATTTATACTTCTTGTCTCTCTTTTAAATGCTAAAGATAGAGATTTCTATTATAGTTTTATAGATTCAAATGGAAAGCAGATTCCAACAAAAACAAAAGAGACAATAATAAATACTTTAAATCAGCTAGATGAGGTTAAAGCAATAGCACTTGATGGAAAACTTCATGAGGCTTTTGAGAAATTAAAAATTATAAAAGATAATAATAAAGTATCACTTTTAAATTCTGATATTTTAATACTTTATTCTGAGTTGGTTATAAAAACAAACTCAAAACAGCATATTAATAGTGCTTCAAATGAGCTTGAAGTAGCTATAAATTCATCGCTTATAGATCAAGAAGATTTATTAAAAGCTTATTTAATTTTGATAGATTTAAAGCTAAATATAAATAAAGTAGAAGATGCACGATATTATGCTCAAACAGTAGTAGATATTTTTGATGATGAAGAGGCAAAATCAAGAGGAAAAATATCTTTAGCAAAGATTTTTAAGTACCAAAAAGATTATAAAAAGGCTTCTAAAACTATTTTTGAAGTATTAAACAGTACAGAGGATAAAAATATTGCCTCAATTGCTGCAAATGAACTTTTTGATATATATTTGCTTGAAGGTAAAAAAGATGAAGCAAGTGAACTTATGCGACAAATTTTATTGACAAATCCATCTTTTTACTCTAGTGATTATATAGTGGCAAATCAAAGAGTTGATTTACTCTTAAAACTAGATATGAAAACTTTTGCTATAGATATTTTAAAAAATTTAATATTAACTTCAAAAAAAGATGATGTTTTAGAGCAAACAAAATATAAATTGGCAAATTTATATATGAGTTTATACGACAAAACAGATACTTACTTAAATCTTGCAAAAATTTTATATAAAGATATTATAGATAACTATCCAAAAAGTGAGAATTTTGATAATGCATCTATGTTTTATGATGAGATAAAAATGAGACAAAAAGCTATTTTACCAAATGTAGTAGCAGATAAATATCCAGAAAATGAAACTATGCAAAATAAGGCACTTCTTCAAGAGTTGATTAATAATAATTTTAATAAAAAATATGAAGATGTAATAAAAATGAAAAAAGTCTATAAAGATATTCCAAAGGATGTCTTAAAAAGATTTGGTTATGAAAATGTTGATGAACTTTTAGATATGTCACATTTAGGACTCATTAAAGAGTATTTAAAAGAGGAAGATTGTATTAAATTAAGTTATATTTTAAAAGATTTAAAAACAGATATTTTTAAAGATATAGTTAATGATGATAATTTAAAACAAGAGTTTATTAGTTGTATGAGAGAAGTTCCATCTATTGAAAACTATAAACAAATTAAAGATATCTTTAAAGATACAAAAGATTTAGATATTTATCTTATTTTAGAAGCTATGGCTCTTGATGTTGAAGAGATAGATGATGCTTTGTATTACTCATCAAAAATAGAAAAATCTAAAGATAAAGAGATTTTAAAAGAGGAGTTTTTGTATAAATATCAGATTTTAAAAATTGATAATAATACAGGAAAATTAGATAGATTTTTTAAAAATAGTTTGGAAAATAATGATTTAATTGAGGCAAATATAGAAAAACCAATAATTATTGATTTTTATTATGATTTATATCTATATTTAATAAAAGAAGGAAAAGAGGAAGAGGCATTTAAGGTTTTAAATTCTTTAAATAATAAGCAAAATGAGTTTAAAGCTTTTGTTTATTCTCCTTTTGTAGAGAGTGAATTATCAAGATTATTAAAAAAACAAAATAATTTCCAAGGTGCAGTAAACTATTTAGTACTTGCCTTAGAGCATGCTAAAAATATAAAACCAGAGGATGAGGTAAAACTTTACTACGATATTTTAACTTTGTATGATAGTTTGGGACAAAAAGAACAAAAAGAGATATATTTACAAAAGTGTAAAAATATAAATATAGAAGATAATTTTTATAAAAATATGTGTAACGGAATGAATCCATGAATATAGACGAAATTATAGATAACATAGATTCAAATAATTTAAATATAGCCTTTGGAAGAGTTGTAAATATCTCTGCTGTTACTTTAACTGCTGTTGGTTTAGATGTTGCTGTTGGAGATATTGTAAGAATTGAATCAGTACAAAAGCTATATACAGTTTTAGGAATGGTTACAGTTTTAAATGATGATATGTTTGTAATTGTTCCATTTTCATTTATAGATGGCTTTAAGATAAATGATAAAGTATTTTTACAAAGAGATGGACTTACTATAAAGTGCGGAAATGGTCTTTTAGGAAGAGTTGTAAATGCTTTGGGAGAACCTATTGATGATTTGGGAAAAATAAGAGATTTAGATACAAATGCACCTATAAATAAAGAGAGTATGTCACCACTTGATAGAGGGATTATTGATCAAAAATTTGCAACGGGTGTAAAGGCTATTGACTCAATGCTTACATGTGGTAAAGGTCAAAAAGTAGGTATTTTTGCAGGAAGTGGAGTTGGAAAATCAACTCTTATGGGAATGATAGTTCAAGGATGTGAAGCAACTATTAAAGTCATTGCACTTGTTGGAGAAAGAGGAAGAGAGATTCCTGAATTTATTCACTATAATTTAAATAACAATTTAGAAAATACTGTAATTGTAACAGCAACTTCAGATGAGTCACCACTTATGCGAAAATATGCTGCTTTTACAGCTATGAGCATAGCTGAATATTTTAGAGATAAAGGGCATGATGTACTTCTTATGATGGATAGTGTTACTAGATTTGCTATGGCTCAAAGAGAGATAGGTCTAAGTACAGGAGAACCACCAGTTAGTAGGGGGTATCCACCATCAGTGTTTGCACTTTTACCACAACTTATGGAAAGAGCAGGCAATAGTAAAAAAGGCTCTATTACAGCATTTTTTACAGTTTTAGTTGATGGAGATGATTTAAATGATCCAATTGCAGATCAAAGTAGGTCTATTCTTGATGGACATATAGTTTTAACAAGAGATTTAACAGAACAAGGTTTTTATCCACCAATAAATATATTAAAATCAGCTTCTAGGGTAATAGATAAAGTTGTTACAAAAGAGCATTATAATGATTTTTTAAAGTTAAAAAGAGTATTATCACTAATAAAAGAGAACGAAGTTTTAATTAGAGTTGGTGCATACAAAAAAGGTATGGATCTTGAGTTAGATAGTGCAATAGCGAAAAAAGAGAAAGCAAGAGAGTTTTTAACACAAGGAACTCTCGAAAAGTACTCTTTTGATGAAATTGTTGCAAATTTAAGAAAGGTGTTAATATGATATCATTAAATTCTACAACATATAGATTAGGAAATTTAGATAATTATCAAGCAAAACTTAATTTTCAGATGGGTGGAAGTAAACTTCAATTTGGAAGCGACGATTCTGTTACTTTTGGAAGATTAACTCATACAGAAGATAAAATAAAAACTCAAAAGGGAATTGTAGAGCAAATAGAGAGAGCTGATGTTTTAAACAAGACATCAGATACTGCAATGAAAGAGGTAAAACTTCTTTTAGAAAAGATAAAAGCGGAAGAGCTAATAAAAGCAAATACTTCTACAACTAGTATTGAAGGTCTTGAGGCGAT
Above is a genomic segment from Aliarcobacter cryaerophilus containing:
- the fliI gene encoding flagellar protein export ATPase FliI translates to MNIDEIIDNIDSNNLNIAFGRVVNISAVTLTAVGLDVAVGDIVRIESVQKLYTVLGMVTVLNDDMFVIVPFSFIDGFKINDKVFLQRDGLTIKCGNGLLGRVVNALGEPIDDLGKIRDLDTNAPINKESMSPLDRGIIDQKFATGVKAIDSMLTCGKGQKVGIFAGSGVGKSTLMGMIVQGCEATIKVIALVGERGREIPEFIHYNLNNNLENTVIVTATSDESPLMRKYAAFTAMSIAEYFRDKGHDVLLMMDSVTRFAMAQREIGLSTGEPPVSRGYPPSVFALLPQLMERAGNSKKGSITAFFTVLVDGDDLNDPIADQSRSILDGHIVLTRDLTEQGFYPPINILKSASRVIDKVVTKEHYNDFLKLKRVLSLIKENEVLIRVGAYKKGMDLELDSAIAKKEKAREFLTQGTLEKYSFDEIVANLRKVLI
- a CDS encoding tetratricopeptide repeat protein, translated to MRFLTIFILLVSLLNAKDRDFYYSFIDSNGKQIPTKTKETIINTLNQLDEVKAIALDGKLHEAFEKLKIIKDNNKVSLLNSDILILYSELVIKTNSKQHINSASNELEVAINSSLIDQEDLLKAYLILIDLKLNINKVEDARYYAQTVVDIFDDEEAKSRGKISLAKIFKYQKDYKKASKTIFEVLNSTEDKNIASIAANELFDIYLLEGKKDEASELMRQILLTNPSFYSSDYIVANQRVDLLLKLDMKTFAIDILKNLILTSKKDDVLEQTKYKLANLYMSLYDKTDTYLNLAKILYKDIIDNYPKSENFDNASMFYDEIKMRQKAILPNVVADKYPENETMQNKALLQELINNNFNKKYEDVIKMKKVYKDIPKDVLKRFGYENVDELLDMSHLGLIKEYLKEEDCIKLSYILKDLKTDIFKDIVNDDNLKQEFISCMREVPSIENYKQIKDIFKDTKDLDIYLILEAMALDVEEIDDALYYSSKIEKSKDKEILKEEFLYKYQILKIDNNTGKLDRFFKNSLENNDLIEANIEKPIIIDFYYDLYLYLIKEGKEEEAFKVLNSLNNKQNEFKAFVYSPFVESELSRLLKKQNNFQGAVNYLVLALEHAKNIKPEDEVKLYYDILTLYDSLGQKEQKEIYLQKCKNINIEDNFYKNMCNGMNP
- the flhB gene encoding flagellar biosynthesis protein FlhB, whose amino-acid sequence is MADDEEKTEEPTSKKIEDARAEGNVGKSAEVAGAVILTLGSVYLIFLSGFTFLEIKKVMLYIYGFIGQEIDESTYFTITVTVATTLVKALSPIYLLVFVLALASNWMQFGFIATPLKFDLQKLDPIKGMQNVFSLKKLMEALKLTLKLAVIVWVMFLLFALTYQDFLTMMNKELNATIEAMIDLIIIFVFTILFIIIIFAIIDFYFSKHYYMKSLRMSKQEIKDEYKNMEGDPQVKGRIRRIQMQMAQKRMMSSVPDADVVITNPTHYAVALKYDSSKNQAPLVVAKGIDFLALRIKEIAKENSVTIIENPSLARALYDQIELEREVPSEFYKAIAEIFSYVYELKKKR